The following coding sequences lie in one Maribacter forsetii DSM 18668 genomic window:
- a CDS encoding glycosyl hydrolase family 28 protein yields MLDKVTLNALCQKLEVLSNVCKGLVFFAIIFSGSELLAQQFKVYDAPKGIVLAESYNVYVEGKEVPVYRTKIPPSKPVPRLNPIQGKYGQASVASFDMNESVTVSVAYHEKVETVKILPTSYGIEPTFKGSTIAFEMNEPGHVTVEINGEWQESLHILANPFEENIPDVNDPSVIYFGPGVHHVSQITVKDGQTVYIAGGAYVYCVLPTKEEEIEIRGHLRKKPSFILEGKNVSIRGRGIIDQSKIPKKVRRYTILAQKAEKVKIEGVTIFDPSHWTIPIQSSDDVHVDNIKIIGWRGNADGVDITSSRDVLVENCFMRTFDDAVVIKSFGGYGEVNNIHTRKCVVWNELAHSFSIGAEVHENISNVLFENCDVIHDVGRETALRVYHCDDAVISDITFDNIRIEEARRLISCWIGKTRWTETEERGHIKNVIFKNITATSAPIDTTLTGFQDGPDWKPYIIKDHASIELIGFDNEHIVEQVIFDNVIIDGKKVATDNIIMNDFVKDVEVE; encoded by the coding sequence ATGCTAGATAAAGTAACTTTAAACGCTTTGTGTCAAAAATTAGAAGTGCTCTCCAATGTATGTAAGGGGCTGGTATTTTTTGCTATAATTTTTTCCGGTTCCGAATTACTGGCGCAGCAATTTAAAGTGTATGATGCTCCCAAGGGTATAGTTTTAGCTGAATCTTATAATGTATACGTTGAGGGTAAAGAAGTCCCAGTTTACAGAACAAAAATACCTCCATCTAAACCAGTGCCAAGATTAAACCCAATTCAAGGTAAATATGGTCAAGCTTCTGTAGCTTCTTTTGATATGAATGAAAGTGTTACGGTTTCCGTTGCTTATCATGAAAAAGTAGAAACGGTTAAAATTTTGCCTACTTCATATGGAATTGAGCCAACTTTTAAGGGTAGTACTATAGCTTTTGAAATGAATGAACCGGGTCATGTAACGGTTGAAATTAATGGCGAGTGGCAAGAATCTTTACACATTTTGGCTAACCCTTTCGAAGAAAATATTCCTGATGTAAACGACCCAAGTGTTATTTATTTTGGTCCGGGGGTGCACCATGTATCCCAGATAACGGTTAAAGATGGGCAGACCGTTTATATTGCAGGAGGAGCATATGTTTATTGTGTTCTTCCAACTAAGGAAGAAGAAATAGAAATTAGAGGGCATTTAAGAAAAAAACCATCATTTATTTTAGAAGGTAAAAATGTAAGCATTAGAGGACGCGGAATTATCGATCAAAGCAAAATTCCCAAAAAAGTAAGGCGTTACACCATTTTGGCGCAAAAAGCCGAAAAAGTAAAAATTGAGGGTGTAACCATTTTTGATCCTAGCCATTGGACAATTCCTATTCAAAGTAGTGACGATGTACATGTAGATAATATAAAAATTATTGGTTGGCGAGGTAATGCAGATGGTGTAGATATCACTAGCAGTAGGGATGTTTTGGTTGAAAATTGTTTTATGAGAACGTTTGATGATGCCGTCGTTATAAAATCTTTTGGTGGATACGGCGAGGTCAACAATATTCACACACGAAAATGTGTGGTCTGGAACGAATTGGCTCACTCTTTTAGTATTGGCGCAGAGGTTCACGAGAATATCAGCAATGTACTTTTTGAAAATTGTGACGTAATTCACGATGTTGGTAGAGAAACAGCTTTACGGGTATATCATTGTGATGATGCTGTAATAAGTGATATCACTTTTGATAATATTAGAATAGAGGAAGCCCGTAGATTAATATCTTGTTGGATAGGAAAAACAAGATGGACGGAAACCGAAGAACGCGGTCACATTAAAAATGTAATTTTTAAAAATATCACGGCAACTTCAGCTCCAATTGACACCACACTAACCGGTTTTCAAGACGGACCCGATTGGAAGCCGTATATCATTAAAGACCATGCGAGTATAGAGCTTATTGGGTTCGATAATGAACATATTGTTGAACAGGTGATATTTGACAATGTAATAATCGATGGTAAAAAAGTAGCAACTGACAATATCATTATGAATGATTTTGTCAAGGATGTTGAGGTTGAATAA
- a CDS encoding sulfatase, protein MKNIITVVFVLLLFGGQFLMAQQKNVLIICIDDLRPELNSFGVDYIHSPNIDSLARMGRAFTRHYVNSPSCGPSRYAFLTGQYGLEYRGEYNQSLFKRSESFKDKNASIAPSMPEWFRNNGYTTVSVGKVSHHPGGRGGENWDDNNIPEMPNAWDNHIMPVAEWQNPKGAMHGLAYGKVRTPNTRDVIETVDGNDKSYPDGHIAEEGLRQLDQLAKADQPFFLAIGLIKPHLPFGVPKKYLDLYENVEIPPASHPEKPKGKTTWHGSGEFMNYNRWNKDPRKDKDFALELKKYYAACVSYADKHVGDIMQKLKETGADKNTIVVLWGDHGWHLGEHAIWGKHSLFEESLKSPLIIYDPAMVEKGKMSDAIVESVDVFPTLCGLTGLSTPKFTEGTSLQTLINNVNAEGHEAVAFKSHATTIRTERYRFTQHKSGVVELYDHKNILAEQVNIANDNPKLVEEFRRKILVKMGAKAFTFSE, encoded by the coding sequence ATGAAAAATATAATAACAGTGGTTTTTGTTTTGCTACTTTTTGGTGGCCAATTTCTCATGGCGCAACAAAAGAATGTGCTTATAATTTGTATAGATGACCTAAGACCAGAATTAAATTCATTTGGAGTCGACTATATCCATTCGCCCAACATAGATAGTTTAGCGAGAATGGGGCGTGCGTTTACCAGACATTATGTAAACTCTCCTAGTTGCGGTCCATCACGTTATGCCTTTTTAACCGGACAATACGGATTGGAGTATAGGGGTGAATACAATCAGTCTTTATTTAAAAGGTCGGAAAGCTTTAAAGATAAAAATGCGAGTATAGCACCTAGTATGCCAGAATGGTTTCGAAATAATGGCTACACCACAGTTTCTGTGGGAAAGGTATCGCATCACCCTGGTGGTAGAGGTGGTGAGAATTGGGATGACAATAATATTCCAGAAATGCCAAATGCTTGGGATAATCATATCATGCCCGTGGCAGAATGGCAAAACCCAAAGGGAGCAATGCACGGCTTGGCATACGGTAAAGTACGTACGCCTAATACCAGAGATGTCATAGAAACTGTAGACGGTAATGATAAAAGTTATCCTGATGGTCACATTGCCGAAGAAGGTCTTCGACAATTAGATCAGTTGGCAAAAGCTGATCAACCATTCTTTTTGGCGATAGGGCTTATCAAACCTCATTTGCCATTTGGAGTTCCTAAAAAGTATTTGGATCTCTATGAGAATGTAGAAATTCCGCCAGCATCACATCCAGAAAAACCAAAGGGAAAAACGACTTGGCACGGCTCCGGAGAATTCATGAATTATAATAGGTGGAATAAAGACCCACGAAAGGATAAAGACTTCGCACTAGAACTTAAAAAGTATTACGCGGCATGTGTAAGCTATGCAGATAAGCATGTAGGTGATATTATGCAAAAACTAAAGGAAACCGGGGCAGATAAAAATACCATTGTAGTATTATGGGGAGATCACGGCTGGCATTTAGGGGAACACGCTATTTGGGGTAAGCATAGCCTGTTCGAAGAATCGCTGAAATCACCATTGATCATTTACGATCCGGCGATGGTAGAAAAAGGAAAAATGAGCGATGCCATAGTAGAATCGGTCGACGTGTTTCCAACCCTTTGCGGTTTAACCGGTTTGTCCACACCAAAATTTACAGAAGGCACTTCTTTGCAAACCTTGATAAATAATGTAAATGCCGAGGGGCATGAAGCTGTAGCTTTTAAATCGCACGCAACTACAATTAGAACAGAACGGTATCGGTTTACGCAACATAAAAGCGGAGTGGTTGAATTGTACGACCATAAAAATATATTGGCAGAACAAGTGAATATTGCAAACGATAATCCAAAACTAGTGGAAGAATTTAGAAGAAAGATATTGGTTAAAATGGGGGCTAAAGCTTTTACATTTTCAGAATAA
- a CDS encoding glycoside hydrolase family 97 protein codes for MMKYWRASGIIFRVINVVVFLIGCENQVEPILVSPDHKLTVQLFNTKSNLQFSFMHDTDTIFSSSSIGLELEEIDLTKNVHIGEVAYKSYDNTWSTINGKQPTVKNSYNEYTCKVVSNANNNVGYNIQFRMYNDGFAFRYQFPKILGDSVTIQQELTKLNITRNYTYWAYNGERHNLGPVSSTEGFHKKVRTPMVIKTNTDKYIAALEGAIVNTAPITFNTSNDNGVLSINNKPVRITSGFETSWRTFIVGDKAGGLVSSDLLVNLNEPNRIEDSSWIKPGKALWDWRVWGYATKDGFEYGGNTVSHKRMIDFASQNSIQYLLVDADWYGSEFSESSDPTTSKSDIDIEECIAYGKKNNVGIILYLNNVGAKTYGLENVIKQFAEWGAVGIKYGFMKGTPKQKVINTQKVVQLCAKYKMMVNFHDSPVAPSGDYRTWPNLMSKEYGHAQADAKRSYFPETAVNATLINMISGPLDLTNGYFDLNEAHKRDKVFQELPGTVVAEVAKLITVHTGWMVLPDSPEAYMAKEDLFNAIRQMPAQFNGFKVLDGEIDEYVSIARKAGENWFVGSLTNRESREINLPLDFLEEGEKYKATLYEDASDSHFLDNKESYIISVTELTKESKLKIKMAPGGGHVLHLEKID; via the coding sequence ATGATGAAATATTGGAGGGCTAGCGGTATAATTTTTCGAGTAATAAATGTGGTTGTTTTTTTGATAGGCTGTGAAAATCAAGTAGAACCAATACTTGTTTCACCAGATCATAAGTTGACCGTACAGCTTTTCAACACCAAGTCTAATCTGCAGTTCTCATTTATGCATGATACAGATACAATTTTCTCTTCGTCATCTATTGGATTAGAGTTAGAGGAGATTGATTTAACGAAAAATGTGCATATTGGTGAAGTAGCTTATAAAAGCTATGATAATACCTGGTCTACCATAAATGGAAAGCAACCGACCGTAAAGAATAGCTATAATGAATACACATGTAAGGTAGTTTCAAACGCCAATAACAATGTTGGTTATAACATTCAGTTTAGAATGTATAATGACGGATTCGCATTTAGATATCAATTTCCGAAAATCTTAGGTGATAGTGTAACCATTCAACAAGAATTGACCAAGTTGAATATTACACGAAACTATACCTATTGGGCATACAATGGAGAACGCCATAATTTGGGTCCTGTTAGTAGTACCGAAGGGTTTCATAAAAAAGTGAGAACACCTATGGTAATTAAAACCAATACGGATAAATATATTGCGGCGTTAGAAGGTGCTATTGTCAACACGGCACCTATTACTTTTAATACATCAAACGATAATGGTGTATTATCGATAAATAACAAACCGGTACGCATTACTTCTGGATTTGAAACTTCGTGGAGAACTTTTATTGTTGGAGACAAGGCTGGGGGTTTGGTCTCATCAGATCTTTTGGTAAATCTAAATGAACCCAACAGAATAGAAGACAGCTCATGGATTAAACCGGGTAAAGCGCTGTGGGATTGGCGTGTGTGGGGTTATGCCACAAAAGATGGTTTTGAATATGGTGGTAATACCGTATCGCATAAACGAATGATCGATTTTGCCAGTCAAAATAGCATACAATATCTACTGGTCGATGCAGATTGGTATGGTTCTGAATTTAGCGAATCATCAGACCCAACCACGTCAAAAAGCGATATTGATATTGAAGAATGTATCGCCTATGGTAAAAAGAACAATGTGGGAATAATATTGTATTTGAACAATGTTGGAGCCAAAACTTACGGACTGGAGAATGTCATAAAGCAGTTTGCAGAATGGGGTGCTGTTGGTATCAAATATGGCTTTATGAAGGGAACGCCCAAACAGAAAGTTATAAATACTCAAAAGGTTGTTCAATTGTGTGCCAAGTATAAAATGATGGTTAATTTTCATGATAGTCCGGTAGCTCCAAGTGGCGATTATAGAACATGGCCTAATTTGATGTCTAAAGAATATGGTCATGCCCAGGCAGATGCTAAAAGGTCGTACTTTCCGGAAACTGCCGTAAATGCTACCTTAATTAATATGATTTCTGGACCGTTAGATTTAACCAATGGATATTTTGATTTAAATGAGGCGCATAAGCGTGATAAAGTATTTCAAGAATTACCGGGAACTGTGGTTGCAGAAGTGGCAAAACTAATTACGGTACATACTGGCTGGATGGTACTACCTGACAGCCCCGAAGCATATATGGCTAAAGAGGATCTATTCAATGCTATTAGACAAATGCCAGCACAATTCAATGGTTTTAAAGTCCTGGACGGTGAAATTGACGAATATGTGAGTATCGCTAGAAAAGCAGGTGAAAATTGGTTTGTAGGTTCTCTTACCAATCGGGAAAGTAGAGAGATAAATTTACCATTAGACTTTCTTGAGGAAGGTGAAAAATACAAAGCTACATTGTATGAAGACGCAAGTGATTCTCACTTTTTAGATAATAAGGAATCTTATATCATAAGTGTTACCGAGCTTACTAAGGAAAGTAAGTTAAAAATTAAAATGGCGCCCGGTGGAGGTCACGTACTACACCTTGAGAAAATTGATTAA